The following are encoded together in the Pedobacter sp. D749 genome:
- the rpsU gene encoding 30S ribosomal protein S21, with product MIIINIKDGESLDKALKRFKKKFEKTGVLRELRSRQAYEKKSVARRTEIKHAVYIQNMNLDTTS from the coding sequence ATGATCATTATCAACATTAAAGACGGCGAATCATTAGATAAAGCCCTTAAACGTTTCAAGAAAAAGTTTGAAAAAACTGGTGTATTGAGAGAACTACGTAGTCGCCAAGCATACGAGAAAAAATCCGTTGCTCGCCGTACTGAAATTAAACATGCTGTTTACATTCAGAACATGAATCTAGATACAACTTCTTAG
- the nusG gene encoding transcription termination/antitermination protein NusG, translating to MSDLKWYVVRAVSGKEKKVKQYIDAEISRLGFSHLVPQVLIPMEKYYQMKDGKKIAKERNFYPGYVLIEATLDGELEHIIKGINSVIGFLGDKAGNPIPMRQAEVNRILGVVDEMSEQGETMNVPYYVGEGIKVMDGPFNGFSGIIEEVNEEKKKLKVMVKIFGRKTPLELNYMQVEKE from the coding sequence ATGAGCGATCTAAAGTGGTACGTTGTAAGGGCTGTTAGCGGTAAAGAGAAGAAGGTAAAACAGTACATTGATGCTGAGATCAGCCGTTTAGGTTTCTCTCATTTGGTTCCACAGGTATTAATCCCGATGGAAAAATATTACCAGATGAAAGATGGTAAAAAAATTGCCAAAGAGCGTAACTTTTATCCTGGTTATGTTTTAATCGAAGCTACTCTTGATGGTGAGCTGGAGCACATCATTAAAGGAATTAATAGCGTTATTGGTTTCTTAGGTGATAAAGCCGGTAATCCAATTCCAATGCGCCAGGCAGAAGTTAACCGTATTTTAGGTGTGGTTGATGAAATGAGCGAACAGGGTGAAACCATGAATGTGCCTTACTATGTTGGCGAAGGTATTAAAGTTATGGATGGACCTTTCAACGGTTTCTCAGGTATTATCGAAGAGGTAAACGAAGAGAAGAAAAAACTGAAAGTGATGGTTAAAATCTTTGGTCGTAAGACGCCTCTTGAGCTTAACTACATGCAGGTAGAAAAAGAGTAA
- the rplL gene encoding 50S ribosomal protein L7/L12 yields the protein MADLKSFAEQLVNLTVKEVNELAQILKDEYGIEPAAAAVVAGPAAGGDAPAAAAEKTSFDVILKEAGGAKLAVVKLVKDLTGLGLKEAKDLVDGAPKELKAGVTKDEAEALKKQLEEAGAVVEIK from the coding sequence ATGGCAGATTTAAAATCGTTTGCTGAGCAATTAGTAAACTTAACCGTTAAAGAAGTTAACGAATTAGCTCAAATCTTAAAAGACGAGTATGGTATCGAGCCTGCAGCTGCTGCTGTAGTTGCTGGTCCTGCTGCTGGTGGTGATGCACCTGCTGCTGCTGCAGAAAAAACATCATTTGATGTTATCTTAAAAGAAGCTGGTGGCGCTAAATTAGCAGTTGTGAAACTTGTTAAAGACTTAACTGGCCTTGGTTTGAAAGAAGCAAAAGACTTAGTTGACGGAGCACCAAAAGAATTAAAAGCTGGTGTTACTAAAGACGAAGCAGAAGCTCTTAAAAAACAATTAGAAGAAGCTGGAGCAGTAGTTGAGATTAAGTAA
- the rplJ gene encoding 50S ribosomal protein L10 encodes MNREEKNEVVLELQGQMQEYGNFYIADTSSLSVEQINNIRRKCFEGDIIMKVAKNSLIRKAIEGLDGDASEIYEALKGSSSLLFSKTANAPAKLIKALRRTSDKPLLKAAFIDSSVYVGDDQLNNLVSLKSREELIGDIVGLLQSPAKNVISALKSSGGKIAGIVKTLQEREG; translated from the coding sequence ATGAACAGAGAAGAAAAAAACGAAGTAGTTTTAGAACTACAAGGACAAATGCAAGAGTATGGCAATTTCTATATTGCTGATACCTCTAGCCTTTCTGTTGAGCAGATTAACAACATCCGCCGCAAATGTTTCGAAGGTGATATCATCATGAAAGTAGCTAAAAACTCTTTAATCCGCAAAGCGATTGAAGGTTTAGATGGCGATGCTTCTGAGATATACGAAGCCCTTAAAGGTTCATCATCATTATTATTCTCAAAAACAGCAAACGCTCCGGCTAAGTTGATTAAAGCTTTGAGAAGAACATCTGATAAACCATTGCTTAAAGCAGCATTTATAGATTCATCAGTATACGTTGGCGATGACCAATTGAATAACTTAGTAAGCTTGAAATCAAGAGAAGAGCTTATCGGAGATATCGTTGGATTATTACAATCACCAGCTAAGAATGTTATATCTGCGCTTAAATCAAGCGGAGGCAAAATTGCAGGAATTGTTAAAACTCTACAAGAGAGAGAAGGTTAA
- the tuf gene encoding elongation factor Tu, whose product MAKEKFDRSKPHLNIGTIGHVDHGKTTLTAAITKVLADAGLSEARSFDSIDSAPEEKERGITINTAHVEYSTANRHYAHVDCPGHADYVKNMVTGAAQMDGAIIVVAATDGPMPQTREHILLARQVGVPSLVVFMNKVDMVDDPELLELVEMEVRELLSFYDFPGDDIPVIQGSALGGLNGDAKWVAKIMELMDAVDSYIPIPPRLTDLPFLMPVEDVFSITGRGTVATGRIERGVINSGDPVEILGMGAENLKSTVTGVEMFRKILDYGEAGDNVGLLLRGIEKTDIRRGMVICKPGSVTPHTDFKAEIYVLSKAEGGRHTPFFNKYRPQFYFRTTDVTGEISLAEGTEMVMPGDNVTITVKLINAIAMEKGLRFAIREGGRTVGAGQVTEILK is encoded by the coding sequence ATGGCAAAAGAAAAATTTGACCGTAGTAAACCGCACTTAAACATCGGTACAATCGGTCACGTCGATCACGGTAAAACAACTTTAACAGCAGCTATTACAAAAGTTTTAGCTGATGCAGGTTTATCTGAGGCACGTTCATTCGATTCAATTGACTCTGCTCCAGAGGAAAAAGAAAGAGGTATTACTATTAATACTGCGCACGTTGAGTATTCAACTGCAAACCGTCACTACGCACACGTAGATTGTCCAGGTCACGCGGATTATGTTAAAAACATGGTTACAGGTGCGGCTCAAATGGATGGTGCTATTATCGTTGTTGCTGCTACTGATGGTCCAATGCCACAAACTCGTGAGCACATCTTATTGGCTCGTCAGGTTGGTGTACCTTCATTGGTTGTATTCATGAACAAAGTGGATATGGTTGATGATCCTGAATTATTAGAATTAGTAGAAATGGAAGTTCGTGAATTATTATCGTTCTACGATTTCCCTGGTGATGATATTCCTGTTATTCAAGGTTCTGCTTTAGGTGGTTTGAACGGAGATGCTAAATGGGTAGCAAAAATTATGGAATTAATGGATGCTGTTGATAGCTACATTCCAATTCCTCCACGTTTAACTGATCTTCCATTCTTAATGCCTGTTGAAGATGTATTCTCGATCACTGGTCGTGGTACTGTAGCAACTGGTCGTATTGAGCGTGGTGTAATCAACTCTGGAGATCCTGTTGAAATCTTAGGTATGGGTGCTGAGAACTTAAAATCTACAGTTACTGGTGTTGAGATGTTCCGTAAGATCTTAGATTATGGTGAAGCTGGTGATAACGTAGGTTTATTGTTACGTGGTATTGAGAAAACTGATATCCGTCGTGGTATGGTAATCTGTAAACCAGGTTCAGTAACTCCTCACACTGATTTCAAAGCTGAGATATATGTATTATCAAAAGCAGAAGGTGGTCGTCACACTCCATTCTTCAACAAATACCGTCCTCAATTCTATTTCCGTACTACAGATGTTACTGGTGAGATTTCACTAGCTGAAGGTACTGAGATGGTAATGCCAGGTGATAACGTTACCATCACTGTAAAGTTGATCAACGCTATCGCAATGGAAAAAGGTCTACGTTTCGCTATCCGTGAAGGTGGTAGAACAGTAGGTGCTGGTCAGGTAACTGAAATTTTAAAATAA
- the rpoB gene encoding DNA-directed RNA polymerase subunit beta — MAKTVEQRVNFATSKHIIDYPDFLDVQLQSFREFFQIDTTSDDRSSEGLFKVFAENFPITDSRNIFVLEFLDYFVDPPRYDIHECIERGLTYNVPLKAKLKLSCNDVEHEDFETIIQDVYLGTIPYMTPKGTFVINGAERVIVSQLHRSPGVFFGQSRHTNGTKLYSARVIPFKGSWIEFATDVNNVMYAYIDRKKKFPVTTLLRAIGYDSDKDILELFDLADEVKVSKSGLKKYIGRKLAARVLKKWVEDFVDEDTGEVVSIDRNEVILERETVLEDEHIDMVIEAGVKSIILSKEDGASQADYTIIYNTLQKDTSNSEKEAVENIYRALRNAEPPDEETARGIIDRLFFSDKRYDLGDVGRYRINRKLKMNTPDEVKVLTKADIIAIVKYLIKLINSKEEVDDIDHLSNRRVRTVGEQLYAQFGVGLARMARTIRERMNIRDNEVFTPTDLINARTLSSVINSFFGTNQLSQFMDQTNPLAEITHKRRLSALGPGGLSRERAGFEVRDVHYTHYGRLCTIETPEGPNIGLISSLCVHAKINNLGFIETPYKRVEDGKVVVDSDVIYLSAEDEDGKTIAQANAEYDDKGNFTTPRVKARYEGDFPIIEPEKLDLMDVAPNQITSIAASLIPFLEHDDANRALMGSNMQRQAVPLLRPEAPIVGTGLEGRVARDSRTLINAEGDGVVEYVDANEITIKYERNEDDRLVSFEGDSKTYRLIKFKKTNQNTCINLKPIVKKGQKVTKGQVLCEGYATENGELALGRNLKVAFMPWQGFNFEDAIVINERIVRDDVFTSLHIEEFELEVRDTKRGEEELTPDIPNVSEEATKDLDENGIIRIGADVKEGDILIGKITPKGESDPSPEEKLLRAIFGDKAGDVKDASLKTPPSIQGVVIDTKLFSRAKKTTKAEEKSAIEKLDKGYNNITEKLKAELVDKLFTIVNGKTSQGVFNIYKELLVAKGAKFTQKILAELDYNHISPNKWTTDDDKNEMIKMLLHNYGIRVNEELGAYKRDKFAISVGDELPSGIVQMAKVYVAKKRKLKVGDKMAGRHGNKGIVARIVRDEDMPFLADGTPVDIVLNPLGVPSRMNLGQIYETILAWAGQELGVKFATPIFDGATHQEVEEWIAKAGVPASGKTYLYNGLTGERFDQTTTVGIIYMLKLGHMVDDKMHARSIGPYSLITQQPLGGKAQFGGQRFGEMEVWALEAFGAANILQEILTVKSDDVIGRAKTYEAIVKGENLPTPGVPESFNVLVHELRGLGLDITLD; from the coding sequence TTGGCAAAGACAGTCGAACAAAGAGTAAATTTTGCAACTAGTAAGCACATTATAGACTATCCGGATTTTCTGGATGTGCAATTGCAATCATTCAGAGAATTTTTCCAGATAGATACCACATCAGACGATCGCTCTAGCGAAGGTTTGTTTAAAGTGTTTGCTGAAAACTTTCCAATAACAGATTCAAGAAATATCTTCGTATTAGAGTTTCTTGATTATTTTGTTGATCCGCCACGTTACGATATACACGAGTGTATTGAGCGTGGATTAACCTACAATGTTCCATTAAAAGCAAAGCTGAAGCTTTCTTGTAATGATGTAGAACATGAAGATTTTGAAACTATTATCCAGGATGTGTACTTAGGTACTATCCCGTATATGACACCAAAAGGTACGTTTGTTATCAACGGTGCAGAACGTGTTATCGTTTCGCAATTACACCGTTCTCCAGGTGTGTTCTTCGGTCAAAGCCGTCACACAAATGGAACCAAATTGTATTCTGCACGTGTTATTCCTTTCAAAGGTTCATGGATCGAGTTCGCTACAGACGTTAATAACGTGATGTATGCGTATATCGATCGTAAGAAAAAATTCCCGGTTACCACTTTATTACGTGCTATCGGTTACGATTCTGATAAGGACATCTTAGAACTTTTTGATCTTGCTGACGAAGTAAAAGTTAGTAAATCGGGTTTAAAGAAATACATCGGTCGTAAACTGGCTGCAAGGGTATTGAAAAAATGGGTTGAAGATTTTGTTGATGAAGATACTGGTGAGGTAGTTTCTATCGACCGTAATGAAGTGATTCTTGAAAGAGAAACCGTTTTAGAAGACGAACACATTGATATGGTTATCGAAGCTGGCGTAAAAAGCATCATCTTATCAAAAGAAGATGGCGCAAGTCAGGCAGATTATACCATTATATATAATACATTACAGAAAGATACATCAAACTCAGAAAAAGAAGCTGTAGAAAACATCTATCGTGCTTTGCGTAACGCAGAACCACCTGATGAGGAAACAGCCCGTGGTATCATTGATCGTTTATTCTTCTCGGATAAACGTTACGATTTAGGAGATGTTGGTCGTTACCGCATCAACCGTAAATTAAAAATGAATACCCCTGATGAGGTTAAAGTATTAACAAAAGCAGATATTATTGCAATTGTGAAATACCTGATCAAATTGATCAACTCAAAAGAAGAGGTGGATGATATCGATCACTTGTCTAACCGTCGTGTACGTACGGTAGGTGAGCAATTGTACGCACAATTTGGTGTTGGTTTAGCCCGTATGGCCAGAACAATCCGTGAGCGTATGAATATTCGCGATAACGAGGTGTTTACCCCAACTGATTTGATTAACGCACGTACGTTATCATCAGTGATCAACTCTTTCTTTGGTACTAACCAGTTATCTCAGTTCATGGATCAAACGAATCCATTAGCAGAGATCACTCACAAACGCCGTTTATCGGCTTTAGGTCCAGGTGGTTTATCACGTGAGCGTGCCGGTTTCGAGGTACGTGACGTTCACTATACTCACTATGGTCGTTTATGTACTATTGAAACTCCAGAGGGACCAAACATTGGTTTGATTTCATCACTTTGTGTGCATGCAAAAATCAACAATTTAGGTTTCATTGAAACACCATACAAACGTGTTGAAGATGGTAAAGTAGTTGTTGATTCAGACGTTATTTATTTATCTGCAGAAGATGAAGATGGTAAAACCATTGCTCAGGCTAATGCAGAGTATGATGATAAAGGTAACTTTACCACGCCACGTGTTAAAGCGCGTTATGAGGGTGACTTCCCGATTATTGAGCCTGAGAAATTAGACTTAATGGACGTTGCGCCTAACCAGATTACTTCAATCGCTGCTTCGTTAATTCCGTTCTTAGAACATGATGATGCGAACAGGGCTTTGATGGGATCGAACATGCAACGTCAGGCCGTACCATTGTTGCGTCCTGAAGCACCAATTGTAGGTACAGGTTTAGAAGGTCGCGTTGCACGTGATTCAAGAACTTTGATCAACGCAGAAGGTGACGGTGTTGTAGAGTATGTTGATGCTAACGAAATTACCATTAAATATGAGCGTAACGAAGATGATCGTTTGGTTTCATTTGAAGGTGATAGCAAAACTTACCGTTTAATTAAATTCAAAAAAACCAACCAGAATACTTGTATCAACTTAAAACCAATCGTTAAGAAAGGTCAGAAAGTTACTAAAGGACAAGTGCTTTGCGAAGGTTATGCAACTGAAAATGGTGAATTGGCATTAGGTAGAAACTTAAAAGTGGCATTCATGCCTTGGCAAGGTTTCAACTTTGAGGATGCGATTGTAATTAACGAGCGTATTGTTCGTGATGACGTTTTCACTTCATTGCATATTGAAGAGTTTGAATTAGAAGTACGTGATACTAAACGTGGAGAAGAGGAATTAACACCAGATATCCCGAACGTTTCTGAAGAGGCTACTAAAGACCTTGATGAAAACGGTATTATCCGTATTGGTGCTGATGTAAAAGAAGGTGATATTTTAATTGGTAAGATCACTCCAAAAGGAGAATCTGATCCTTCACCGGAAGAGAAATTACTACGTGCAATTTTTGGTGATAAAGCAGGTGATGTTAAAGATGCGTCTTTAAAAACTCCTCCTTCAATCCAGGGTGTAGTAATTGATACTAAATTATTCAGCCGTGCTAAAAAAACTACAAAAGCTGAAGAAAAATCGGCAATTGAGAAATTAGACAAAGGATATAACAATATCACTGAGAAATTAAAAGCAGAATTAGTAGACAAATTATTCACCATTGTAAACGGAAAAACATCTCAGGGTGTATTTAACATTTACAAAGAATTATTAGTTGCTAAAGGCGCTAAATTTACTCAGAAAATTTTAGCTGAACTTGATTATAATCACATTAGCCCTAACAAATGGACTACTGATGATGATAAAAACGAGATGATTAAAATGTTGCTTCACAACTACGGTATCCGTGTTAACGAAGAACTTGGTGCTTACAAACGCGATAAATTCGCGATCAGTGTAGGTGATGAGCTTCCTTCAGGAATCGTACAGATGGCAAAAGTTTATGTAGCTAAAAAACGTAAATTAAAAGTAGGTGATAAAATGGCGGGTCGCCACGGTAACAAAGGTATTGTTGCACGTATTGTACGTGATGAAGATATGCCTTTCTTAGCTGATGGTACTCCGGTTGATATCGTGTTGAACCCACTGGGTGTACCTTCACGTATGAACCTTGGTCAGATCTACGAAACTATTTTAGCTTGGGCAGGCCAGGAATTAGGTGTTAAATTTGCGACACCGATTTTTGATGGAGCTACCCACCAGGAGGTTGAAGAATGGATCGCTAAAGCAGGAGTTCCTGCTTCAGGAAAAACCTACTTATACAATGGTTTAACAGGTGAGCGTTTCGATCAGACTACAACTGTAGGTATTATCTACATGTTGAAATTAGGTCACATGGTTGATGATAAGATGCACGCCCGTTCAATCGGACCATACTCATTAATTACACAACAACCATTGGGTGGTAAAGCCCAGTTCGGTGGTCAGCGTTTTGGTGAGATGGAGGTTTGGGCATTAGAGGCATTTGGTGCAGCTAATATTCTTCAGGAGATCTTAACCGTTAAATCTGATGATGTAATCGGAAGAGCCAAAACTTACGAAGCCATTGTTAAAGGTGAAAACCTACCAACGCCAGGTGTACCAGAATCGTTCAACGTATTGGTACATGAGTTACGCGGATTAGGTTTAGATATTACGTTAGACTAA
- a CDS encoding tyrosine-type recombinase/integrase, whose product MLLKSFITYLTHEKRYSPHTITSYQVDLDQFEVFIKALELDFSEIKHTHLRSYLVELMEKENSENTINRKISALRSFYKFLHRTGAIDQNPAVLIKAPKIPKRLPVFIDAQKMDHLLDSEQYFDESFPSVRDHLVIELLFGTGIRLAELLQLKDTDIDMYSGTIKVLGKRNKERIIPVNKQLINQVNTYIDLKKLQKFNNNLLILIVTNTGAAAYPKLIYRIVTSYLNHVSTNEKKSPHVLRHSYATSLLNAGADLNAIKELLGHASLAATQVYTHNSIERLKTIYKQAHPKA is encoded by the coding sequence ATGCTGCTAAAAAGTTTTATCACCTATTTAACTCACGAGAAGCGCTATTCTCCACATACCATTACCTCTTATCAGGTAGATTTAGATCAGTTTGAAGTATTTATTAAGGCATTAGAACTGGATTTTTCTGAAATAAAACATACTCACCTGCGCAGTTACCTGGTTGAGTTAATGGAAAAGGAAAATTCAGAAAATACCATTAACAGAAAAATATCTGCTTTACGAAGCTTTTATAAATTTTTACATCGAACCGGAGCGATTGATCAAAATCCTGCTGTTTTAATTAAGGCGCCAAAAATACCTAAAAGGCTGCCCGTATTTATAGATGCGCAGAAAATGGATCATTTGCTGGATTCTGAGCAATATTTCGATGAAAGTTTTCCTTCCGTTCGCGATCATCTGGTCATTGAACTGCTTTTTGGAACCGGTATCCGTTTGGCTGAACTGTTGCAATTAAAAGATACTGATATTGATATGTATTCAGGAACGATAAAGGTGCTGGGTAAAAGGAATAAAGAAAGAATTATTCCAGTAAATAAACAGCTTATCAATCAGGTAAATACCTACATTGACCTAAAAAAGTTGCAAAAGTTTAATAACAATTTGCTTATATTAATCGTTACCAATACAGGTGCAGCGGCATATCCGAAATTAATATACCGTATTGTTACCTCGTACCTAAACCATGTATCAACCAATGAAAAGAAAAGTCCCCACGTGCTGCGGCATAGCTATGCCACTAGCCTGTTAAATGCAGGAGCAGATTTAAATGCGATTAAAGAACTTTTGGGCCATGCCAGTTTAGCAGCAACCCAGGTTTACACCCACAATTCGATCGAAAGATTAAAAACAATTTATAAACAAGCCCATCCAAAGGCGTAA
- the secE gene encoding preprotein translocase subunit SecE, with the protein MAKVVEFIKESYDEMTNKVTWPTWGELQSSAILVLVASLIIALVIFAMDKGSTFVLDTFYKSLSN; encoded by the coding sequence ATGGCTAAAGTAGTTGAGTTTATAAAAGAATCGTACGATGAAATGACCAATAAGGTTACATGGCCTACATGGGGCGAACTGCAAAGTTCTGCAATTCTTGTATTGGTGGCTTCTTTAATTATTGCATTGGTTATTTTTGCAATGGATAAAGGTTCTACATTTGTGTTAGATACTTTTTATAAATCACTTTCTAATTAA
- the rplK gene encoding 50S ribosomal protein L11, with amino-acid sequence MAKEVSAMIKLQIKGGAANPSPPVGPALGAKGVNIMEFCKQYNARTQDKAGKVLPVVITVYADKSFDFIIKTPPVAIQLKDATKLQSGSAEPNRKKVGSVTWDQIKVIAEDKMPDLNAFTIESAMSMVAGTARSMGITVSGDAPWNN; translated from the coding sequence ATGGCAAAAGAAGTCAGTGCAATGATCAAATTACAGATCAAAGGCGGAGCGGCAAATCCATCGCCACCAGTAGGACCTGCATTAGGTGCTAAAGGGGTGAACATTATGGAGTTTTGCAAACAGTACAACGCTCGTACCCAAGATAAAGCAGGTAAAGTATTGCCAGTTGTAATTACTGTTTATGCTGATAAGTCATTCGATTTCATCATCAAAACCCCTCCGGTAGCTATCCAGTTAAAAGATGCTACTAAATTACAGAGTGGTTCTGCTGAGCCTAACCGTAAAAAAGTTGGGTCGGTGACCTGGGACCAGATTAAAGTTATTGCTGAGGATAAAATGCCTGATTTAAATGCATTTACAATCGAATCTGCAATGAGTATGGTTGCTGGAACAGCACGCAGTATGGGAATCACCGTTTCTGGTGACGCACCCTGGAACAATTAA
- the hpf gene encoding ribosome hibernation-promoting factor, HPF/YfiA family, protein MKIGVQSIHFSADSKLLDFIQKKANKLDQFFDQIISGEVYLKLENVEDEANKISEIKLIVPGGTLFAKEQCKSFEEATDLAIESLRKQITKHKDKTRAKLSEHKAILSESEAADY, encoded by the coding sequence ATGAAAATCGGAGTTCAATCAATCCACTTCAGTGCAGACAGTAAGTTGTTAGATTTTATACAGAAGAAAGCAAACAAGCTTGATCAGTTTTTTGACCAGATCATTAGCGGAGAAGTGTATTTAAAGTTAGAGAACGTAGAGGACGAGGCTAATAAAATTAGTGAGATAAAATTAATTGTACCCGGAGGTACCCTCTTCGCTAAAGAACAATGTAAATCATTTGAAGAAGCCACAGATCTGGCCATCGAATCGTTAAGAAAGCAGATTACGAAACATAAAGATAAAACACGTGCAAAATTAAGTGAGCATAAAGCAATTTTAAGTGAGAGCGAAGCCGCTGATTATTAA
- a CDS encoding DUF6496 domain-containing protein — MAKYSEKAGEKVEKTMHEMKEGKLKSGSGKKVTSKKQAIAIGLSEAKKAGAKVPKKG, encoded by the coding sequence ATGGCAAAGTATTCAGAAAAAGCTGGTGAGAAAGTAGAAAAAACCATGCATGAGATGAAAGAAGGTAAGCTTAAGAGCGGATCAGGTAAAAAAGTGACATCCAAAAAGCAGGCAATTGCTATAGGGCTATCCGAAGCCAAAAAAGCAGGAGCGAAGGTACCTAAGAAAGGTTAA
- the rplA gene encoding 50S ribosomal protein L1: protein MAKLTKNQKKAHAKIEAGKAYTLQAAAALVKEITTTKFDASVDIDVSLGVDPRKANQMVRGIATLPHGTGKTVRVLALVTPDKEEEARAAGADFVGLDEYVAKIEGGWTDVDIIITTPACMAKVGKLGRVLGPRNLMPNPKSGTVTNEVGKAVTEVKAGKIDFKVDKSGIIHASIGKVSFPADKIYENALEIIQVISKLKPSAAKGTYFKSIHVSSTMSPGIAIETKSVAGI, encoded by the coding sequence GTGGCGAAATTAACTAAAAATCAAAAAAAGGCACACGCTAAAATAGAAGCTGGTAAAGCTTATACTTTACAGGCTGCTGCTGCTTTGGTAAAAGAAATCACTACCACTAAATTCGATGCGTCAGTTGATATTGATGTATCTTTAGGTGTTGATCCGCGTAAAGCGAATCAAATGGTACGTGGTATTGCTACTTTACCACACGGTACAGGTAAAACTGTTCGTGTTTTAGCTTTGGTAACTCCTGATAAGGAAGAAGAAGCAAGAGCAGCCGGCGCAGACTTCGTAGGTTTAGACGAATATGTGGCTAAAATTGAAGGTGGTTGGACCGATGTAGACATTATTATCACAACACCAGCTTGTATGGCAAAAGTAGGTAAATTAGGCCGCGTTTTAGGTCCAAGGAACTTAATGCCAAATCCAAAATCTGGTACAGTAACTAACGAAGTTGGTAAAGCTGTAACAGAGGTTAAAGCAGGTAAGATTGATTTTAAAGTAGACAAAAGCGGTATTATACACGCTTCAATAGGGAAAGTATCATTCCCAGCAGATAAAATTTATGAGAATGCACTTGAAATCATTCAGGTAATTTCAAAATTAAAACCATCTGCTGCTAAAGGAACTTATTTTAAGAGCATTCACGTGTCTTCTACAATGAGTCCTGGAATTGCAATTGAAACAAAATCAGTAGCGGGGATTTAA